From one Peredibacter starrii genomic stretch:
- a CDS encoding methyltransferase domain-containing protein: MIENFSIQVSSVSHHYDELDEFYRDHWGVHLHHGLWEKEGISKEEAVIELSLKVLSYFEPHSKLLDIGCGYGETARLSLAMGASEVSGITVSRKQFEYAAAHPQEGARFFLGDFIQNRFQDGEFNGAYSIECFSHIKDKSRYFEQVRRVLKPGGKFVMTAWLSREKPSVWERRHLLGPICEEGRLPSLCSRSEVLTLIQDSGMELLEDTDLSQKVWKTWLISSKEVLKLLKESKGLKYFFNRDHRERRFALTVPRILMGYRTGAFKYGLFVMQVPRSAS; the protein is encoded by the coding sequence ATGATTGAGAACTTTTCTATTCAGGTCAGTTCCGTTTCCCATCACTACGACGAACTCGATGAGTTCTATCGGGACCATTGGGGTGTTCATCTTCATCATGGTCTTTGGGAGAAGGAAGGGATTTCCAAAGAAGAGGCAGTGATTGAATTATCACTTAAGGTGCTGTCTTACTTTGAACCACACTCAAAACTCTTGGACATTGGTTGTGGTTATGGAGAGACCGCGAGATTGTCCCTTGCTATGGGGGCCAGTGAAGTAAGTGGTATCACCGTTTCGCGCAAACAATTTGAATATGCGGCCGCTCATCCTCAGGAAGGTGCTCGGTTTTTCCTGGGAGATTTTATTCAGAATCGTTTTCAGGATGGAGAGTTTAACGGGGCCTATTCTATTGAGTGTTTTTCCCACATCAAAGATAAGAGCCGCTATTTTGAACAAGTCCGTCGAGTCTTAAAACCTGGTGGGAAGTTTGTGATGACTGCCTGGCTTTCGAGAGAAAAGCCTTCCGTTTGGGAGAGAAGGCATCTCCTTGGGCCAATCTGCGAGGAAGGCCGCTTACCATCACTTTGTTCCAGATCCGAAGTTCTTACGCTCATCCAAGATAGCGGCATGGAGCTTCTTGAAGATACTGACTTAAGCCAAAAGGTTTGGAAAACCTGGCTCATCAGTTCCAAAGAAGTTCTCAAACTATTAAAAGAGTCCAAAGGACTAAAATATTTCTTCAATCGTGATCATCGCGAGCGCCGTTTTGCTCTGACCGTTCCGAGGATCCTCATGGGATATCGAACAGGTGCTTTCAAATACGGGCTTTTTGTTATGCAGGTACCACGATCTGCTTCTTAA
- a CDS encoding response regulator transcription factor, producing MENVLIVAENEELAEILVNYLNSNNFNAHAASCLIDAQEKLRETQYDLVIADLPSMKTPDLELCHRIRSVDQNLPLLFMCDIEGNFFTGFHLQFVEYIIKPFRKDEFNRKIRTLMGDSIKKQIVVPA from the coding sequence ATGGAGAACGTTTTAATCGTAGCGGAAAACGAGGAATTAGCAGAAATCCTCGTTAATTATTTAAACTCGAATAATTTTAATGCTCATGCCGCTTCATGTTTGATAGATGCGCAAGAGAAATTAAGAGAGACTCAATACGATCTGGTCATCGCTGACCTGCCCTCAATGAAAACTCCGGATCTGGAGCTGTGCCATAGAATTCGTTCAGTGGATCAGAATTTGCCTTTGCTATTCATGTGCGACATTGAAGGGAACTTCTTCACCGGATTTCACCTGCAATTTGTTGAGTACATTATTAAACCATTCCGCAAGGACGAGTTTAATCGGAAAATTCGCACATTAATGGGTGATTCGATTAAGAAGCAGATCGTGGTACCTGCATAA